The Desulfobulbaceae bacterium genome has a window encoding:
- a CDS encoding DUF2132 domain-containing protein encodes MNSQESNNDPLHGITLEVIVTRLVEKYGWTSLAKKIKIRCFTHTPSIQSSLKFLRKTPWAREKVENLYLRNLR; translated from the coding sequence ATGAATAGTCAAGAATCCAACAATGACCCCCTACACGGAATCACCCTGGAAGTGATCGTGACCCGCCTGGTGGAAAAGTACGGATGGACATCTCTAGCTAAAAAAATCAAGATCAGATGCTTTACCCATACCCCAAGCATTCAGTCCAGCCTTAAATTCCTTCGAAAAACCCCCTGGGCCAGGGAAAAAGTTGAAAATCTTTACCTACGCAACCTTCGATAA